Proteins from one Chelonia mydas isolate rCheMyd1 chromosome 14, rCheMyd1.pri.v2, whole genome shotgun sequence genomic window:
- the LOC102935436 gene encoding syncytin-B isoform X9, producing the protein MVPIPLNAMNMTWAPSWKDSSGNLNITWADTGIPESSYLIVWKPIGQWCLLKEGKIALVIVSAKPTLMALILGVREVLISLSWMGQPLVPPRGIVSRVTSAVCMGKNTSCIKVTNHTMCLCSTNTSAAKFSLLPSWTGWYKIINNTWSTVIPTLFGVYWVCGNKAYLALPPSWSGSCYLAWLEPPVVYRAHLPRGKIRYVRGAEEDVMDSRPLTWRALNDWTGACAGFVFACGGATWRIGEGVMRLQGALEMTANTTADALVDLATEQKKLRQMVLQNHLALDILLASQGETCALIRQECCVYVLDVYNATWESANHLIQVAKDHGGERVDSWWSNLFSWVPDIGGWLHNLLRSAVVIVCGLIVLYVMLRCGCWMGTKLCPTKQ; encoded by the exons ATGGTTCCTATTCCCCTTAATGCAATGAATATGACCTGGGCCCCATCCTGGAAGGACTCTTCAGGCAATTTAAATATTACCTGGGCTGATACCGGCATCCCTGAAAGCAGCTATCTAATAGTTTGGAAACCAATTGGTCAATGGTGCCTCttaaaagaagggaaaatagCTTTGGTAATAGTGAGTGCAAAGCCTACTTTAATGGCACTCATTTTGGGAGTAAGAGAGGTCCTAATATCTCTCTCCTGGATGGGGCAACCTCTTGTACCTCCGCGTGGCATAGTTTCACGGGTGACAAGTGCAGTCTGCATGGGGAAGAACACTTCTTGTATAAAGGTCACAAA TCATACTATGTGTTTATGCTCCACTAACACCTCCGCGGCtaaattctccctcctcccatcttGGACCGGATGGTACAAAATTATCAATAATACCTGGTCCACAGTCATTCCTACCCTTTTTGGAGTGTACTGGGTGTGTGGTAACAAGGCATACCTAGCCCTCCCTCCTTCATGGAGTGGATCCTGCTATTTGGCTTGGTTAGAACCACCTGTAGTTTATCGCGCACATCTTCCTAGAGGGAAAATCAGATATGTAAGAGGGGCTGAGGAAGATGTTATGGACTCTCGCCCCCTTACTTGGCGTGCCCTAAATGACTGGACGGGTGCTTGTGCGGGATTCGTCTTTGCCTGTGGAGGTGCCACCTGGCGTATTGGAGAAGGAGTCATGAGACTTCAGGGAGCGTTGGAGATGACGGCAAATACCACTGCCGATGCCTTGGTAGACTTGGCAACCGAACAAAAAAAACTAAGGCAGATGGTTCTCCAGAACCACTTGGCGTTAGATATTTTGCTGGCCTCTCAGGGAGAAACATGTGCATTAATCAGACAAGAATGCTGTGTATATGTTCTGGATGTTTATAACGCCACCTGGGAAAGCGCAAACCACCTTATACAAGTTGCAAAAGACCATGGAGGAGAGCGGGTTGACTCGTGGTGGAGCAATTTGTTCAGTTGGGTTCCAGACATAGGTGGCTGGCTACATAACTTGCTTCGCAGTGCTGTTGTAATTGTTTGTGGCCTAATAGTTTTGTATGTTATGCTAAGATGTGGCTGTTGGATGGGTACCAAGTTGTGCCCTACCAAGCAGTGA
- the LOC102935436 gene encoding endogenous retrovirus group 3 member 1 Env polyprotein isoform X10, with translation MVPLKRRENSFGNSECKAYFNGTHFGSKRGPNISLLDGATSCTSAWHSFTGDKCSLHGEEHFLYKGHKLIEHYVINCTLEYNLPTHTMCLCSTNTSAAKFSLLPSWTGWYKIINNTWSTVIPTLFGVYWVCGNKAYLALPPSWSGSCYLAWLEPPVVYRAHLPRGKIRYVRGAEEDVMDSRPLTWRALNDWTGACAGFVFACGGATWRIGEGVMRLQGALEMTANTTADALVDLATEQKKLRQMVLQNHLALDILLASQGETCALIRQECCVYVLDVYNATWESANHLIQVAKDHGGERVDSWWSNLFSWVPDIGGWLHNLLRSAVVIVCGLIVLYVMLRCGCWMGTKLCPTKQ, from the coding sequence ATGGTGCCTCttaaaagaagggaaaatagCTTTGGTAATAGTGAGTGCAAAGCCTACTTTAATGGCACTCATTTTGGGAGTAAGAGAGGTCCTAATATCTCTCTCCTGGATGGGGCAACCTCTTGTACCTCCGCGTGGCATAGTTTCACGGGTGACAAGTGCAGTCTGCATGGGGAAGAACACTTCTTGTATAAAGGTCACAAATTGATTGAGCATTACGTTATAAATTGCACGCTTGAGTATAACCTGCCAACTCATACTATGTGTTTATGCTCCACTAACACCTCCGCGGCtaaattctccctcctcccatcttGGACCGGATGGTACAAAATTATCAATAATACCTGGTCCACAGTCATTCCTACCCTTTTTGGAGTGTACTGGGTGTGTGGTAACAAGGCATACCTAGCCCTCCCTCCTTCATGGAGTGGATCCTGCTATTTGGCTTGGTTAGAACCACCTGTAGTTTATCGCGCACATCTTCCTAGAGGGAAAATCAGATATGTAAGAGGGGCTGAGGAAGATGTTATGGACTCTCGCCCCCTTACTTGGCGTGCCCTAAATGACTGGACGGGTGCTTGTGCGGGATTCGTCTTTGCCTGTGGAGGTGCCACCTGGCGTATTGGAGAAGGAGTCATGAGACTTCAGGGAGCGTTGGAGATGACGGCAAATACCACTGCCGATGCCTTGGTAGACTTGGCAACCGAACAAAAAAAACTAAGGCAGATGGTTCTCCAGAACCACTTGGCGTTAGATATTTTGCTGGCCTCTCAGGGAGAAACATGTGCATTAATCAGACAAGAATGCTGTGTATATGTTCTGGATGTTTATAACGCCACCTGGGAAAGCGCAAACCACCTTATACAAGTTGCAAAAGACCATGGAGGAGAGCGGGTTGACTCGTGGTGGAGCAATTTGTTCAGTTGGGTTCCAGACATAGGTGGCTGGCTACATAACTTGCTTCGCAGTGCTGTTGTAATTGTTTGTGGCCTAATAGTTTTGTATGTTATGCTAAGATGTGGCTGTTGGATGGGTACCAAGTTGTGCCCTACCAAGCAGTGA